Proteins encoded together in one Calditrichota bacterium window:
- a CDS encoding histidinol-phosphate transaminase has product MSLVPPYIEALIPYQPGKSAAQIRAQYGIEKIVKLASNENPLGSSPKGIALAQESFRDIQLYPDGGLTLRNKLAKLFEVKLQNVVVGSGSESILANIIRAFLCDDEEVLTAEGTFIGLYVLARSRGVKLVTVPLKNYAFDLEAIADAITPKTKIIYLANPNNPTGTYFTKPEFEKFMKRVPSHALVILDEAYYEYAQEYPDYPDSMSYRMDNVITLRTFSKAYGLAALRIGYGFAHEDLAINVLKVKLPFEPSLISERAGVGALDDREFLELSQQTNRKGREELPKLFDELGLTWIPTGANFFLLPFASEEKALQVSNGLEQRGVIVRPLRAFMLPHCLRVTIGTPEQNEMLSAALREVCLQQA; this is encoded by the coding sequence ATGTCTTTAGTCCCCCCTTACATCGAAGCATTGATTCCGTACCAGCCGGGGAAATCGGCCGCGCAGATTCGCGCGCAATACGGAATCGAAAAGATTGTCAAGCTCGCCTCAAACGAAAATCCGCTGGGCTCTTCGCCCAAAGGCATCGCGCTCGCCCAAGAGTCGTTCCGGGATATTCAGCTCTATCCCGACGGTGGATTGACACTGCGAAATAAGCTCGCGAAACTCTTTGAAGTCAAACTGCAAAACGTCGTGGTCGGATCAGGATCGGAATCGATTCTGGCCAACATCATCCGCGCGTTTTTGTGCGACGACGAGGAAGTCTTGACCGCCGAAGGCACGTTCATCGGACTCTATGTGCTGGCGCGTTCGCGCGGCGTCAAACTCGTGACCGTGCCGCTGAAGAACTACGCGTTCGATCTCGAAGCGATTGCCGATGCGATCACTCCCAAGACGAAGATCATTTATCTGGCCAATCCGAACAATCCGACCGGAACGTACTTCACGAAACCGGAATTCGAGAAGTTCATGAAGCGCGTGCCGTCTCATGCGCTGGTGATTCTCGACGAAGCCTACTACGAATACGCGCAGGAATATCCCGACTATCCCGACTCCATGTCGTACCGGATGGACAACGTGATTACGCTGCGCACATTCTCGAAAGCCTACGGACTCGCGGCGCTGCGTATCGGCTACGGATTTGCCCACGAGGATTTGGCGATCAACGTGCTTAAAGTCAAGCTGCCGTTTGAGCCGTCCCTGATTTCTGAACGAGCCGGAGTCGGTGCGCTGGATGATCGCGAGTTTCTCGAATTGTCGCAGCAGACAAACCGCAAGGGCAGGGAAGAGCTGCCGAAGCTCTTCGATGAGCTCGGACTCACGTGGATTCCGACGGGAGCGAATTTCTTCCTGCTTCCGTTCGCGAGCGAAGAGAAAGCATTGCAAGTCTCAAATGGACTTGAACAGCGCGGCGTCATCGTGCGTCCGCTGCGCGCGTTCATGCTGCCGCATTGCTTGCGCGTGACCATCGGCACCCCTGAACAAAACGAAATGCTCTCCGCCGCCCTGCGAGAAGTGTGTTTACAACAGGCGTAA